TGCGCGCTGTGATTCAATTCATTCTCGTACCCGTTTTACTCGTTATAGGAATTAGAGGTGGATTACAAACAAGTCCACTTAGAACTAGTGATGCGATTGTTAGTAAGGAAAATCTATTGAATGACCTTGCGTTAAACCCTTTCTTCACTGTAGTGACAGACTTAAAAATGACGAAAGTCGATTCTCGACACTTTATGGAGAAGGAGGAAGCAGTTCTTTTAGTTCGCAAAGAAATCTCTTATCCAGGAGCTGAATTTGTAAGCGACGAATATCCGTTACTCCGAAAAACAATTGTCAAGTCAGAAAAACCACTTCCTAATATTGTAATATTAGTATTGGAAGGTTGGACTGGAAAGTATGTTGAATTGATTGGATCTGGTAAAGTAGGGGATAAGGAAGTTACTCCGCATTTTAATAAACTAATGAAAAAAGGATTATTTTTTAATCAATTTTTTGCGAGTGGGGGCAGGACTACTAACGGATTAATGGCATTAATCGGAGGAATTCCTGATCGCCCGGGACTAACCGCTGTAAGAACACCTCAGATATTGAGTCGATTTTCTGGACTTGGAAATATTGCAAAGTCAATTGGATACGAAACTTTTTTTATTACTGGGACTGATTTAAGTTTTAATAATAAAGGAAGTATCATGTTTCATTGGGGATTTGATTCGTTAATTGGAAAAAATGAATTAGAAAAAAATCCTGATTATAAAACAGGACCTTGGAGTTTTCTGGACGAATCAGCGTTAGACGCTATGCATAATAAAATTTTATCCTATCCAAAGGATAAACCGGTAATGGCTGTAATTCACACCGGTACTACACATTATCCCTATTTAGTTCCGGATGATAAATTTAAAATATTTGAGGAAAGTGTCCAAGACCATGAATATTTAAATGTGCTCCATTATTCAGATTGGGCAGTTCATGAATATTTAGAGAAAGCTAAAAAATCAGAATACTTTAATAATACTATTTTCTTTTTTGTATCTGACCATTCTCACCACAGATATTTAAATTATTTGGAAGATAGGCATGTTCCATTTCTAATCTATGCTCCTGGAAAAGTGGATGTTGGTATAAGGACAGATATTACATCGCAACTTGACTTCTTACCGACAGTGATTGGTTTTATGGAAAGAGAAATTTATTTTAGTGGAATGGGAAGAGATCTGAGAAAAACAAAAGGGGATTCAGCCTATTTTGCGTATGGAAATATTTTTGGTTGGATTGATAATGACTTTTTATATTTCCAATCAGTTACCGGAGGATTGGGTGAGACTAAAAGTATTAAACCCCCTTTCAGGGACTTAGGTTTATGCCAAATTGATATTGAAAAATGCAGAGTTCACAATGAATACACTCGAGCTTATTTAAATTTAAGTGATGAACTCTTAAGAATCAATAAGCTCTATCCAAGTGAAAAAGAATTAAATCTTCTAAAAACTAATACCAAGAATCCTTAATATTAGTCAGGTCAAAGAAAGTTTTTCTTTTAATCATTATCCATACAAGCGATATTATTGACAGACCAGTTAATGGTATCGCAAAGTATTCTATAAATGGAAAAGAAGAAAATTTTAATGAATAAACAAATATTCCTATAAATAAAACATTTCTTACTACTTCCGTCCTTCGCGACCAACGTTTCATTTCCATAGTTCTGTTAATTGAAAACAAACTAAATACTATTACGATAGAGACTAACACAAGTGTAATCCCATCATTTAAGTCCAACTTGGCGAATTTCCAAATTACGAGTCCAACAATCATCAGTACAAATGTCTGCAATGCAACGTAAATAATTACACCCATCGGAGGAACTGGATTATATTTTTCTGTATAAGCAGGTTCTGTTATTATATCTGCTTGTGTTCTTAGATATTCCGGTTTCCAGCCAGGTTCTTTAAAAAAAAGTCCAAATGCATCGCCTATCGTCTTTACTTTAAAAAGATTTTTTAAAATATCATAGTATACATGGAAATTAACAGTGATTGGGTTAAATGAATTGATTGGTTTTGTTAAACCATATATTGGTTCATCGGTTTCATCTTCAAAACTGTTGAATAACCTGTCCCAAATAATAAAAATTCCCCCGTGATTTTTATCCAAATACTTGAATTGTGTTCCGTGGTGAACTCTATGATTAGAAGGTGTTACCATGAATTTTTCAAATATTCCAAGTTTTCCAAAATATCGTGTGTGCACAAAAAATTGGTACACTTTTAGAATTCTATGGCAAAGTAAAAACATAGGCCAAGGAATACCTAACATAGCCATCGGCAAAAAATAAGTATACTCAAAAATCCTTTGTAATCCGTTTCCTCTGAATGCGACGGATAAATTCATCTCTTGGGTAGAGTGATGGGTAACATGGGTTCCCCACAAAAAGTTAAAAGTATGGCAATGTCTATGAAACCAGTAATATATAAAATCTGTGAGAATAAGAGCTAACGTCCAACTTCCCAATGCATGCCAGTTGATTGCGAAACTCGGCGAGAATGAAAACGGACTATCTAGTATAAAAAATTTATATCCCATTGTGGAAAGAGAAACTGATGTTTCTATTTGATTATAGGCTATAAGTGCTCCTGCAAGAACCACCACTCCTACAAGTGCAAATATTACACCCGTGCTGACATCGGCAACCAACACGTTTAAGCGATAAAAATGCTTTCCTTGTATAAAAGATAATATCATCTCTGAAAAAATACAGAGTATCATAATAATAAATGAATATTCCATAAAAATATCGCTATTTAACATTGTCAGATTTCTTCCTTTTATTTATTTTTACTTAATTTAGACAGTAGTATAAATGTTAATTTATTGGCAAATATATTGCGTATCTAAATTTGATACGATCTGAAATAAAATTTAATGCAACTTGTAATTAAAGCTCTTCTATTTTTTTAATCGCGTTCTGAAAGTTTTTCCGTTCTTTACTATGGATATTATGAATGCACTATTCTCCGATATATGTTTTTCATCGGAGTTTACGCTTCCCGTTTAGGATGATAGCATAAAATGCTGGATTACTCAGATATCCAATCTCGCTTACATGCCTGCGTTGATTGGATATCTGAGGATTATTTCCTATATGTCTTCGACGATGTTTTTCTATTTCTCAACTACAATCTCAATAGGTCTCCATTATCCATTTAAGGCACGCTCATATATTTTTATTATTCGAATTGAGATGGAGTATAAAAAATTTTAACGATAGGCGGTATAGTGCGTATATAACACACGTGCGTCTAATTCTTTTAATTTTCCGTCGATAGTTCTCATAGGCGGTACACGACCTGTGTATGTTATGATAGTTTTTTGGGAAGAATCATAATCAAATATAAAAGTAGAAATAAACAGTCCAATAATCAAATTTGTGGGTTTCATTTCAAAACGAGTTATTGTGTTTGTGCTTTCGACTTTACGGACTTCAAATCGGTAGGATTGTTTCATTTCGGCAACTACAAATCTCAAGTAAAAACTGGAACCTTTGGCAAGTTCTTCCCATTGGCTACTGATAAGTCCAAAAAGTGTGGGACCGACTGCAATAGGTTCATTTACTTCTTCTTCGACTGTGGAAATTTTTCCATTGCGCTCGGTAACTTTGTATTTTAATAGTTTGCCATTTTGTTCTACTTTAGTTCGAATCCCTGTTTGTCCATTTATTGATTCAAATTCACGAAAGGAATAATTCATCGAATATTTTGCGCTTTGAATTACGACTACGTTTTTCCCTGCATCACGAGTGATATGTGTTGCGGTAGAAACTCCAGTGGTTTCTTTGATTCGGCGCTCATAGGAAAATGCCTGCTCTGCTTCAGGTAAACCAAGTGGAAAAACGGATCCTTCATATATTAGAATTCCCGCAGATTCCGAAGAACTTTTATACTCTTTTAGAGTACTTTGGATAGAGGGGTCTATCATTCTAGTTTGAGATGTACAGTTAACAAAAATGAATAATAGACTTATGGCGGCTATCGCATATCCGAAATTCAGAAACATTTTATTTTTACAAAAAAATTGAGTCATTTACTTTTTTCCTTTATTATGAAATTTTATTTTCCGTACGCCAAAAGTAATTTCCCTTTTTAAAAAAAGTTCGGTATCCAATTTCCAAAATTATGGATAGCGAATCTCTTTTCAAAACGAATGGGTATTTTCTTCTGGCAATTGGTTTAAAAGTATACAAAATTTTTAATAAAGGGTCGACCTGAATTATAAACCAAAGCGAAAAAAGTGGAAATTATCTGAAATACAATTGAAGTTCTTAAAAATTGTTTCTATAAACAGAGGGTGAACAACCTACTTCTTTTTGAAATGCTGAGTTAAATGCACTTTTGGAATTAAAACCAACTTGGTAGGCAATTGCAAGAACTGTAGTTTCTCTTTCTTCTCGAAGAAGTTTTTTTGCATCTCGAATTCTAAATCCATTTATATAACTCACAAAATTTTTCTTTAAATGATCGTTAAAGAATTCGGAGAGTTGGTGTTGAGAAAGCCCAAGTTCAGTTGCTAAACTTTGAAGCGAAATATCTTCATCACAGTATATTTTATCAGTTTGAATCAATTGATCCAATTCAGTTTTTATATTCTTTAGGTCATATTCCTTCAATCTTGATTTTTCATATTTACCTTTGCGGACAATTTTTTCTAGTTCACCGAAAAATTCGGGTAATCGGAGACGTATAAAATAAAGTCCAATTAGAAATACATTGAGCATAAATATGCTTACTTCCAATAAAATTATACTTCGAAATAAAAAACCCAAAAAAGAAAATGTAGATATAAGAGATGTAAATATAAGTATAATAAGCATTAACCGACAAGTACCCTCATTTATTCCGTTGCGATAGCCGATTGAATTTAATATTTTCCAGCCTGAAAAAAAAGTATATGCTAGAAAATGTAAATTTAATAATCCCAAAAAAGGAAATTCTTTTGTGGAAGTGGGTGATTTCATCGTTAATTCAATGTTTTCTATTGCTCGAATATTTCCATCGGAGTGAAATAAAATTAACAGCAAAACAGAAATCAGCGCCGGAATTAAATGAGGTAAGAGTTTTGTTGGATTGGATATTTTAAGTCTTTGTGTTGCATACAGCGAAAAAAAAGGGCCAACCAGAAGATTAAAAGGAATATACCAACCGAGTAAAAAAGGAAATTGAAGTAGGGTACCCGAAAATAAAAAATAAGCATGCAGAGACATTATAAAAATTGAAATAAATGCAGCCGAAAGCAACCAACCAAATTTTTTTCGAGAGGACGATATTAACTCTCCCATACCATAAAGTAAGGAAAGTGTAGCTACAAGAATAAGACTAACCAGAAATAATTGCATAAAGTAGATACTAGGAATACTTGATTTGAAGTTTTGTCCAAACAAAAATATGAAATAGTATAGAGATATATACAGCGTAACAAAGTCGCATTACTAACTCACCTTACGTTATCGCTTTTGAGAAGCAATGATAATAGCGATAGCGTAAGGTGAGTTACTAAAAAATTTTTAGTAGTATAAATGAAAATATACGATAGCCGCTATATATTATACACTTATGGAATGCAAATAAAAAAAATATGAACTGATTAAGTATAATACCTATGGAAATAGAATTTTGGAAAATGAGGAGATACGGGAGAGTAATGCTTACACAGTAAAAATATAAAGTATAAGCATACTTTGAATTGTTATTGTTTTAATTTTTTTGCTAGTTCTTTATAATCATCAGCGAGAGCATCTAGAGCGTCTGCTTCTTCTAGCATTTCTTTTTTGTGATTAATTTGGGTATTCGCTTTTCCGCCTTTTTTGGTGTTTGCGATTTTTCTAAGTCGTTCAGCCATTTTCTTTTTTTGGGCAGATTCACCCATTAAGTATTCATGGACAGCCTTTTTTTCTTGTTGAGATTCTGCTTTTTCTACCATGAGTTTTTCGATTTCTTCTACTGAGTATATAGAAACAGAAAAAAATATTAATAGAATTAATATGGAAAATTTTTTCATTTTAGTTCATCCTAAATTGGTTTTATAGATTTTGAAAATCTTGAATATTAGACTGTACTATACTAAGTTTGTTTGTTTGAATTAAATTAATTTTTTCTTTTTTTAAAACCATTTATTATTTTTCTTGATAGCCTGTATCCGTAATCCAATAGACGAAGGAGTGTTCTTTTTTGCGGACTAGAAAGATGCGATGAAAAAAAAGTTTTTCTCCGGAGGAAAATAGAGTTGGATAGGATTTAAATTCTTATTATATATTTAATAAATTAGGATGAATGCAATTGACATTTTTTAGTCAGATTTTAGTTGGATGAGATAGTTTTCATTTATATACTAAACGCCAAAAGTAATTACCAAATTGATTTTTTAGTGACGGCAAAAAAGGAGTCTAGGTTATGATAACACCCAAAGGATATGGGATGGATTATAAAAAGAAGATAGCTGTAGAACTAAGCACCGGTCAAAGGTCATTGTCTTAGGTCAGTAAATGAGAAAGAATCTCAGTTCAAACACTTTCAAAGTGGCGGGATAAATATGGATTTGGCGAAGGTATGCAGAAAAATGAAAAGGATTCCAATGAAGTAACAGAACTTAAAAGACGTATTAATGAGTCAGCGTTAGGCGAAATCGTATTACAGAATCACGTTTTAATAAAAATGCGAGAATTCACTTTAGCCTGAGAGAGAAAAAAGAATTAGTCAGCGGTAATCTCGCCAAATACGTTGGGATTAAAAGGATATGCAAGATAATGAATATTAGCCACAATACACTTTACTACAAGCCAGTAGATTGGAAGCGCAAAAGATGCGCCTGTGTTAAG
This sequence is a window from Leptospiraceae bacterium. Protein-coding genes within it:
- a CDS encoding sulfatase-like hydrolase/transferase, encoding MKILKRFISNLPFYIRFHLVIGLSSLIALSIYRISFYIVYSYRIKEGTPLILLKAFLLGIRFDLAAICIMLGLTLFLSSIHFLNRYKIIRFIWRSIPSFLTVMLLFLLIADIIYYENGNKHLGYEAFAYLGFELLPLVGSAFAQNPILFLAGIALICGIVFLIYFIQKKFPYEHKEMNLLRAVIQFILVPVLLVIGIRGGLQTSPLRTSDAIVSKENLLNDLALNPFFTVVTDLKMTKVDSRHFMEKEEAVLLVRKEISYPGAEFVSDEYPLLRKTIVKSEKPLPNIVILVLEGWTGKYVELIGSGKVGDKEVTPHFNKLMKKGLFFNQFFASGGRTTNGLMALIGGIPDRPGLTAVRTPQILSRFSGLGNIAKSIGYETFFITGTDLSFNNKGSIMFHWGFDSLIGKNELEKNPDYKTGPWSFLDESALDAMHNKILSYPKDKPVMAVIHTGTTHYPYLVPDDKFKIFEESVQDHEYLNVLHYSDWAVHEYLEKAKKSEYFNNTIFFFVSDHSHHRYLNYLEDRHVPFLIYAPGKVDVGIRTDITSQLDFLPTVIGFMEREIYFSGMGRDLRKTKGDSAYFAYGNIFGWIDNDFLYFQSVTGGLGETKSIKPPFRDLGLCQIDIEKCRVHNEYTRAYLNLSDELLRINKLYPSEKELNLLKTNTKNP
- a CDS encoding sterol desaturase family protein, translated to MLNSDIFMEYSFIIMILCIFSEMILSFIQGKHFYRLNVLVADVSTGVIFALVGVVVLAGALIAYNQIETSVSLSTMGYKFFILDSPFSFSPSFAINWHALGSWTLALILTDFIYYWFHRHCHTFNFLWGTHVTHHSTQEMNLSVAFRGNGLQRIFEYTYFLPMAMLGIPWPMFLLCHRILKVYQFFVHTRYFGKLGIFEKFMVTPSNHRVHHGTQFKYLDKNHGGIFIIWDRLFNSFEDETDEPIYGLTKPINSFNPITVNFHVYYDILKNLFKVKTIGDAFGLFFKEPGWKPEYLRTQADIITEPAYTEKYNPVPPMGVIIYVALQTFVLMIVGLVIWKFAKLDLNDGITLVLVSIVIVFSLFSINRTMEMKRWSRRTEVVRNVLFIGIFVYSLKFSSFPFIEYFAIPLTGLSIISLVWIMIKRKTFFDLTNIKDSWY
- a CDS encoding AraC family transcriptional regulator; translated protein: MQLFLVSLILVATLSLLYGMGELISSSRKKFGWLLSAAFISIFIMSLHAYFLFSGTLLQFPFLLGWYIPFNLLVGPFFSLYATQRLKISNPTKLLPHLIPALISVLLLILFHSDGNIRAIENIELTMKSPTSTKEFPFLGLLNLHFLAYTFFSGWKILNSIGYRNGINEGTCRLMLIILIFTSLISTFSFLGFLFRSIILLEVSIFMLNVFLIGLYFIRLRLPEFFGELEKIVRKGKYEKSRLKEYDLKNIKTELDQLIQTDKIYCDEDISLQSLATELGLSQHQLSEFFNDHLKKNFVSYINGFRIRDAKKLLREERETTVLAIAYQVGFNSKSAFNSAFQKEVGCSPSVYRNNF